The genomic interval TTAACCTGTGTATAAGATAATAATTCAGTTATATCTTGTATAAGAGCAAGGGCTGTTTTAACTTAATTACACTATGCTTAAGAATTATTTCAAGACCGCCTCCCGGAAGCTATCCAGGAATAAATTCTTCACGGTATTAAATGTCATTGGTTTGGCCCTTGGCATGTCGATCACTTTACTGTTCATTGCCCTGCTTTCATTCCTTAACCGCTATGACGATTTCCATCCTCATAAGGACCGGATCTATCGGGTAACTACACAGGTATATGACAAAGCGGAAAATCCCCATTATGCATCAGTTCCTGTAGGTCTTGCGCAAAACTACAAGAAGAGGTTACAGGTGTAGAAAAAGTAGTCCGTATCCATAGTTCATTGTATGGAGATGCGATATATGGAGAAAAGAAGATCCGGCTGAATGGTTATTTTGCTGATCCTACCTTTTATGAGATTTTTAATTTTCCTTTACTTGAAGGAAACAGGGCTACAGCACTTACCAATCCCAACACCATTGTAATCTGTGAAAGGGAAGCAAGAAATTTTTTTGGCAGCAAAGAAGCAATGGGTGAAATAATCAGTATAGAAGGGTATGGAGATTTTGTGGTCATAATTTAAGAAGCGAATAACAGTGTGAATGGTCATTTCTATTGAGCCATTTTGCTGTTGGAAAAGCTATTTCT from Rhodocytophaga rosea carries:
- a CDS encoding ABC transporter permease, with the translated sequence MLKNYFKTASRKLSRNKFFTVLNVIGLALGMSITLLFIALLSFLNRYDDFHPHKDRIYRVTTQVYDKAENPHYASVPVGLAQNYKKRLQV
- a CDS encoding ABC transporter permease encodes the protein MYGDAIYGEKKIRLNGYFADPTFYEIFNFPLLEGNRATALTNPNTIVICEREARNFFGSKEAMGEIISIEGYGDFVVII